DNA sequence from the Streptomyces cinnabarinus genome:
CATGCGGCGGGTGACTGGTGGCTGGGTGAACGGCCCTGCACCCGGGCGGAGTTGGTTCGGAGTCTGGCTGATCTGTTGTGGGGTCGGCTTGCGGCGGCAGGGGACAAGATGGGCGGTCCAGGTTTCTGAGTCGCTGCGGGCCGGTGGGGGCTGATCGCGCAGCTCCCCGCGCCCCTAGGAAAGTCACCTGGCCCTGTGCCAAGACGCTCTGCTCACCTGGCGCATCAACCTCTTGTGCCGCCAACCCTCCACCCGGTCCGCATACACCATCCCCTCCACGTGGTCGCACTCATGCTGCAAGCACCTCGCGAAGAAACCCGTCCCATGTACCGTCACCGGCTCCCCGGTCACCGTGAAACCCTCGACCACCGCGTGGTCGAAACGTTCCGTCCCGGCCTCCAGGCCCGGCAGGGACAGGCAGCCCTCGGGGCCGCGGATCACCACTCCGTCGGCCGTCACCAAGCGCGGGTTCACCACATGGCCCAGGTGCCGGACGTCCTCGTCGTCGGGGCAGTCGTAGACGAACACCCGCAGCGGCTCGCCGACTTGGCTCGCCGCGAGGCCCACGCCCTGCGCCGCGTACATCGTCGCGAACATGTCCTCGACGAGCGTCGCCAGTTCGGGGCCGAAGTCCGTGACGTCCTTGGCGGGGGCGTGCAGCACCGGGTCACCGAGCAGGATGAGAGGCCGGACACGCCCGTGGGCGCCCGGGATGGAGCCTTGTCGCATGGCGGCAAGGTTACGGCCGATTCGGGAGTGAGAATGGATCTCGATAGGCTGACCACCTACGACGTTGGGAGGATCGAGGACTGATGGCAGGCAACTCGGACCCGCTCACTCCGCGGGCCAAGATCGCCGTGACCGCGGGCAAGGCGGTCGCGGCGGCATCGCGCGCGGCGGGGCGCGGCAGCGGATCGGTGATCGGCGGCCGGGTGGCGCTGAAGCTCGACCCCGACCTCCTCGCACGGCTGGCGCAGAACCTGGACGTCGTCCTGGTGTCGGCGACCAACGGCAAGACCACGACCACCCGGCTGATCGCGGAGGCGCTGCGCGCCGCGGGGCCGGTCGTCTCCAACGCGCTCGGCGCCAACATGCCCGCGGGCATCACCTCCGCGCTGGCCGGCGGCTCCGAGGCGCGCTACGGCGTCATCGAGGTCGATGAGAAGTACCTGGCGGGCGTCGCCCGGGACACCGACCCCAAGTGCATCGCCCTGCTGAACCTCTCCCGCGACCAGCTCGACCGCGCCGCGGAGACCCGCATGCTCGCGGAGAACTGGCGCGAGGGCCTCGCCGGGTCGAAGGCCGTGATCGTGGCCAACGCCGACGACCCGCTGGTGGTGTGGGCCGCGTCCTCCTCCGCCAATGTGATCTGGGTCGCCGCCGGGCAGATGTGGAAGGACGACGCCTGGTCCTGCCCGTCCTGCGGCGGTGTGATGCAGCGTCCCGGCGACGACTGGTTCTGCGGCGACTGCGGCTTCAGGCGTCCGACGCCGAGCTGGGCGCTCTCGGGTGACCACGTCCTCGACCCGCACGGCTCCGCCTGGCCCATCCACCTCCAGCTGCCGGGCCGCGCCAACAAGGCCAACGCCGCCTCCTCGGCCGCCGTCGCCGCCGTGTTCGGGGTGCCTCCGCAGGTGGCCCTGGAGCGCATGTACCAGGTGCAGGCCGTGGCCGGCCGCTACGACGTCGTCCAGTTCCAGGAGCGCGACCTCCGGCTGCTGCTCGCGAAGAACCCGGCGGGCTGGCTCGAGACGTTCTCCCTGATCGACCCGCCGCCCACCCCGGTGATCCTCTCGGTGAACGCGCGCGGCGCCGACGGCACCGACACCTCCTGGCTGTGGGACGTCGACTACACGCGTCTG
Encoded proteins:
- the def gene encoding peptide deformylase, encoding MRQGSIPGAHGRVRPLILLGDPVLHAPAKDVTDFGPELATLVEDMFATMYAAQGVGLAASQVGEPLRVFVYDCPDDEDVRHLGHVVNPRLVTADGVVIRGPEGCLSLPGLEAGTERFDHAVVEGFTVTGEPVTVHGTGFFARCLQHECDHVEGMVYADRVEGWRHKRLMRQVSRASWHRAR
- a CDS encoding MurT ligase domain-containing protein, with protein sequence MAGNSDPLTPRAKIAVTAGKAVAAASRAAGRGSGSVIGGRVALKLDPDLLARLAQNLDVVLVSATNGKTTTTRLIAEALRAAGPVVSNALGANMPAGITSALAGGSEARYGVIEVDEKYLAGVARDTDPKCIALLNLSRDQLDRAAETRMLAENWREGLAGSKAVIVANADDPLVVWAASSSANVIWVAAGQMWKDDAWSCPSCGGVMQRPGDDWFCGDCGFRRPTPSWALSGDHVLDPHGSAWPIHLQLPGRANKANAASSAAVAAVFGVPPQVALERMYQVQAVAGRYDVVQFQERDLRLLLAKNPAGWLETFSLIDPPPTPVILSVNARGADGTDTSWLWDVDYTRLTGHPICVIGDRKLDLAVRLEVANQQFQVCENLDQAVQLCPPGRIEVIANYTAFQDLRRRVGN